From the genome of Gemmatimonadota bacterium, one region includes:
- a CDS encoding glycosyltransferase family 1 protein produces MPRPPRLLVCTDTYPPQVNGVSVVTSLSVIGLAERGWEVTVAAPRYPTAMRDAFPPDVMRAGARELLLLPSAPLPFYPDIRLSLPNATALSELVDRHRPDLVHCATEFSIGWLAQRLAHRRGLPVVTSYHTDFSRYTESYGVGWLRPAVSSHLARFHRRAARTYTPSASAAADVRTLGAPDVEVWGRGVDTTQFHPRHRSDPLRRAYGRRDTFIFLHVGRLAAEKGVDLILAAYQRARSQLPEGAVHLVVAGAGPKTDALRAQAGDGVSFLGNLDRREVLPRLYASADAFVFSSVTETLGLVILEAMASGLPVIAAPAGGVADHLRDDLNGLAYPAGDVEAMARAMIALALQRDRAATLGAGARSTAEALDWSHELDRLDDSYREVIARHGASPVAASA; encoded by the coding sequence ATGCCGAGACCCCCTCGCCTGCTCGTCTGCACCGACACCTATCCGCCGCAGGTCAACGGTGTCTCCGTCGTCACGTCGCTGTCCGTCATTGGACTCGCCGAGCGCGGATGGGAGGTCACCGTGGCCGCCCCACGCTATCCCACCGCGATGCGTGACGCCTTCCCCCCCGACGTCATGCGCGCGGGGGCCCGCGAGCTCCTGCTCCTCCCCAGCGCCCCGCTCCCCTTCTATCCTGATATCCGGCTGTCGCTGCCGAATGCCACGGCCCTGTCGGAGCTCGTCGACCGGCATCGCCCGGACCTCGTGCACTGCGCGACCGAGTTTTCCATCGGTTGGCTCGCCCAACGACTCGCCCACCGTCGCGGACTCCCCGTCGTCACGTCGTACCACACGGACTTCTCGCGCTACACCGAGTCGTACGGCGTGGGATGGCTGCGCCCCGCCGTGTCCTCGCACCTCGCGCGCTTCCACCGCCGCGCCGCTCGCACCTACACTCCCTCTGCCAGTGCGGCGGCCGATGTGCGCACGCTCGGAGCCCCCGATGTGGAGGTGTGGGGACGGGGCGTGGACACCACGCAGTTCCACCCCAGGCACCGGAGCGATCCGCTGCGGCGCGCGTACGGCCGGCGCGACACCTTCATCTTCCTGCACGTCGGACGCCTGGCCGCCGAGAAGGGGGTGGATCTGATCCTGGCCGCGTACCAGCGCGCACGCTCCCAACTCCCCGAGGGCGCGGTGCACCTCGTCGTGGCGGGTGCCGGCCCCAAGACCGACGCGCTGCGCGCGCAGGCGGGCGATGGCGTCTCCTTCCTCGGGAACCTCGACCGCCGGGAAGTGCTGCCACGTCTGTACGCCAGCGCCGACGCCTTCGTCTTTTCGTCGGTTACGGAGACGCTGGGGCTCGTGATCCTCGAGGCGATGGCGAGCGGCCTCCCGGTCATCGCCGCCCCAGCAGGGGGCGTCGCCGACCACCTGCGCGACGATCTGAACGGGTTGGCCTATCCTGCGGGCGACGTCGAGGCGATGGCCCGCGCCATGATCGCGCTCGCCCTCCAGCGCGATCGCGCCGCCACGTTAGGCGCCGGCGCTCGCAGCACCGCGGAAGCGCTCGATTGGTCGCACGAGCTCGACCGGCTCGATGACAGCTACCGCGAGGTCATCGCTCGGCACGGTGCGTCGCCGGTGGCCGCGAGCGCGTAG
- a CDS encoding alkaline phosphatase family protein — protein MSRVIVVVLDGLRADAVPLLALRHVSRLASGGAASLAAQTVAPSVTAAAMGSLLTGVRPADHGLTSDRFRIPRPRVALQPLPRVLAQHRIGSHAFLASVPFGYGAIATRLARMTGVTHATFRGRGAVEILAAARPVLARESTGLFLLHWPDADRAGHAHGWLSREYVAAARVMDEALGLLDVVTRASEDPDTLLVVMADHGGGGAVFRDHDSAHPHDRTIPLILAGGRVVSGELAPCSSLLDVPATVAWAMGVPVPAGYAGRAMVEAFIPAGSTEPAARPAIPAVAQRYAFVAPR, from the coding sequence GTGTCTCGCGTGATCGTCGTCGTGCTCGACGGCCTCCGGGCCGATGCCGTGCCGCTCCTGGCGCTGCGCCACGTGTCTCGCCTCGCGAGCGGTGGCGCCGCCAGCCTGGCGGCGCAAACGGTGGCCCCCTCCGTCACCGCGGCGGCCATGGGGTCGCTCCTGACCGGGGTTCGGCCAGCCGACCACGGCCTCACGAGCGATCGCTTCCGCATTCCCCGTCCGCGCGTCGCGTTGCAGCCGCTGCCGCGCGTGCTGGCGCAGCACCGCATCGGGTCGCACGCGTTCCTCGCCTCGGTCCCCTTCGGGTACGGCGCGATCGCAACGCGGCTGGCGCGCATGACGGGCGTCACCCACGCCACGTTTCGCGGGAGGGGGGCGGTCGAGATCCTCGCGGCGGCGCGGCCGGTGCTGGCGCGTGAGTCCACGGGGTTGTTCCTGCTGCACTGGCCCGACGCCGACCGCGCCGGCCACGCGCACGGCTGGCTCTCGCGCGAATACGTGGCCGCGGCGCGTGTCATGGACGAAGCGTTAGGCCTGCTCGACGTAGTCACGCGGGCCTCGGAGGATCCCGACACGCTGCTGGTCGTGATGGCGGACCATGGCGGCGGCGGGGCGGTCTTCCGCGACCACGACTCGGCGCACCCGCACGACCGAACCATCCCCCTCATCCTGGCGGGCGGGCGCGTGGTCTCGGGCGAGTTGGCCCCCTGCTCGTCGCTCCTCGACGTACCTGCCACGGTGGCGTGGGCGATGGGTGTCCCGGTGCCGGCGGGGTACGCCGGTCGGGCGATGGTCGAGGCCTTCATCCCTGCCGGGTCGACGGAACCGGCGGCCCGGCCGGCCATCCCGGCAGTCGCGCAGCGTTACGCCTTCGTGGCTCCCCGTTAG